The Virgibacillus sp. MSP4-1 genome has a segment encoding these proteins:
- a CDS encoding YwhD family protein yields the protein MKDDPIDGHPGYSGGGAISLENMSPIIVDPNEEEAFVDMGAMHARSKVEKRIKFLSDRNEVPNGKLYWIAWTTVERSESGAYYYGLAASELVVDREIRRGYKLLPEHVNHMDKSLKGRVVIDHMDEKSKGILEKFLREFNPEMWENSRDELKNAFDGTSE from the coding sequence ATGAAAGATGATCCCATTGACGGTCACCCTGGCTATAGCGGGGGTGGAGCGATTAGTCTTGAAAATATGTCACCAATTATAGTAGACCCCAATGAAGAGGAAGCCTTTGTTGATATGGGGGCCATGCATGCGAGAAGTAAAGTGGAAAAACGCATTAAATTTTTGTCTGACCGCAATGAAGTGCCAAATGGAAAACTCTATTGGATTGCCTGGACAACGGTTGAACGCAGTGAGAGCGGCGCCTACTATTATGGTCTGGCTGCCAGTGAACTGGTAGTGGACAGAGAAATCCGCAGAGGTTATAAGCTGTTGCCGGAGCATGTGAATCATATGGATAAATCCCTGAAAGGCCGGGTTGTTATCGATCATATGGATGAGAAATCTAAAGGTATTTTAGAAAAATTTCTCCGTGAATTTAATCCGGAAATGTGGGAAAACTCAAGGGATGAGTTAAAGAATGCCTTTGATGGCACCAGTGAATAA
- a CDS encoding ABC transporter permease subunit, which yields MKILKPIVYYILGIFGILCVSIMPKRFMEAQQPDAGGLFHIGEYVQTLWPFIVDFFNPDSWVYMYGRPQKPFPLLETLWEPFVYSMQVLVGALLLGFVLAFLLAFTANFLPKFLLNPLKRILDIFESVPDLVVAILLQMMVIWVYQATDVRLFRVATYMDEKVFTGPMITLAIIPMVALFKIILLLIEEEYLKEYVTFAKSKGLKQKVIVLQHILKNITPSTFRHAKVIVWGTLSSLFIVERIYNINGITYYMTESLQPMVIAVSLILVFTPFFLFFQGVDLWLDEERVYGQAIVRKRSGRGRLQPVKWLADLAGDAGRSIMRIRKPWNAVWKPLKLFFNHMKNPKFAVGSLFFIGAITYSVIYSAGTDNHIDQTRLFYGEDGELISAPPHSPPEPYLLGTDSLGFSMFDQLVIGAKYTLFFALLIALLRVGIGFFAGIFYAFSLKPRGQKWVEKIVDSIHFLPLSIIAYILLRPILIESAMGFQYSFTERIMLEILILTILVVPLTAVLSGREIKGVLQQEFITSARVMGGGKLHILKKHILPHLGPRLTILFGQQFIQVLLIFMHLGVFDFFLGGTNRSFGLVGDPPRSMTYEWSGLLGSAKMSLSSGHYWIVLLPLLAFMLAIFAMQFIIQGVKEVQQAKVGVIYKWKRKKDRQFKMDVHTTTLHPDPDPENFTRVRNHDHFA from the coding sequence ATGAAAATTTTAAAACCGATCGTTTACTACATATTAGGGATTTTTGGAATTCTCTGTGTCAGTATCATGCCGAAGAGGTTTATGGAGGCACAGCAGCCGGACGCGGGCGGACTGTTTCATATAGGGGAATATGTGCAGACGCTGTGGCCATTTATCGTGGATTTTTTCAACCCTGATTCCTGGGTGTACATGTATGGGCGCCCCCAAAAGCCTTTTCCATTATTGGAGACGTTATGGGAGCCCTTTGTTTACTCCATGCAGGTGCTGGTCGGTGCTTTATTATTAGGATTTGTTCTTGCGTTTCTGTTAGCCTTTACCGCAAATTTTCTGCCTAAGTTTCTATTAAATCCTTTGAAACGCATACTTGATATTTTTGAATCGGTACCGGACCTTGTCGTTGCCATACTCCTTCAAATGATGGTGATCTGGGTTTATCAGGCAACCGATGTACGCTTGTTTCGGGTAGCAACATATATGGATGAGAAGGTATTTACAGGTCCTATGATTACACTGGCTATCATCCCTATGGTTGCCCTGTTTAAAATCATTCTGCTGTTAATAGAAGAGGAGTACCTTAAGGAGTATGTGACCTTTGCGAAAAGCAAGGGACTGAAGCAAAAAGTGATCGTGCTTCAGCATATTTTGAAAAATATTACCCCAAGTACATTCCGTCATGCCAAGGTTATCGTCTGGGGAACCCTGTCCAGTCTATTTATCGTGGAGCGAATCTATAATATTAACGGAATCACGTATTATATGACAGAGAGTCTGCAGCCGATGGTGATTGCTGTTTCTCTCATTCTCGTATTTACCCCGTTTTTTCTTTTCTTCCAGGGAGTGGATTTGTGGCTGGATGAGGAGCGTGTATATGGCCAGGCGATTGTCAGAAAAAGGTCGGGAAGGGGGCGTTTACAGCCTGTGAAATGGCTGGCGGATCTGGCAGGAGATGCAGGCAGGAGTATTATGCGGATCCGTAAGCCGTGGAATGCAGTCTGGAAGCCTTTGAAGCTGTTTTTTAACCATATGAAAAATCCGAAGTTTGCAGTTGGAAGTTTGTTTTTCATCGGTGCCATCACGTATAGCGTCATTTATTCGGCTGGTACGGATAACCATATTGATCAGACCAGGCTCTTTTATGGGGAAGATGGTGAATTAATCAGTGCACCCCCTCATTCCCCTCCAGAGCCATATTTACTGGGCACGGACTCATTGGGGTTCAGTATGTTTGATCAGCTTGTGATCGGAGCAAAATATACGCTGTTCTTTGCGCTGCTTATTGCTCTGCTAAGAGTTGGGATTGGATTTTTTGCCGGAATCTTTTATGCATTCAGCTTAAAGCCAAGAGGACAGAAGTGGGTGGAAAAAATCGTTGACTCCATACACTTTCTGCCGCTAAGTATCATTGCTTACATCCTGCTTCGGCCTATACTGATAGAGTCAGCCATGGGGTTTCAATATTCCTTTACAGAACGAATTATGCTCGAGATTCTGATCCTGACGATTCTGGTCGTTCCCCTGACAGCCGTTTTGTCCGGTCGGGAAATCAAGGGGGTGCTGCAGCAGGAGTTTATCACCAGTGCCAGAGTGATGGGTGGAGGTAAGCTTCATATCCTGAAAAAGCACATTCTGCCTCATCTGGGTCCAAGGTTAACGATTTTGTTTGGTCAGCAGTTCATTCAGGTTTTACTCATTTTTATGCACCTTGGCGTTTTTGACTTTTTCTTAGGCGGAACCAATAGAAGCTTTGGTCTCGTCGGTGACCCGCCAAGATCGATGACTTATGAGTGGTCCGGTTTGCTCGGCTCTGCAAAAATGTCGCTTTCAAGCGGACATTACTGGATCGTCCTTCTTCCCCTTCTTGCCTTTATGCTCGCCATTTTTGCCATGCAATTCATCATTCAGGGAGTCAAGGAGGTGCAGCAGGCAAAAGTGGGGGTTATCTATAAGTGGAAACGGAAAAAAGACAGACAGTTCAAAATGGATGTGCATACGACGACGCTGCATCCGGACCCGGACCCTGAGAATTTTACACGAGTGAGGAATCATGATCACTTTGCTTAA
- a CDS encoding DUF1934 domain-containing protein, producing the protein MATEPMSVKVTVKTDITDDNAREQMGVTGRGKCYDNGDSLVLIFNEQDEDGNSVKNMTTITSDKVTIKRKGTVKMNQIFRENRATESTYYHPYGTMHMETKTNQIDFSRSGNGDEGRLSISYSLSLNQQEPQRHKLTLTYERE; encoded by the coding sequence TTGGCTACAGAACCGATGAGTGTTAAAGTAACAGTAAAAACGGACATAACCGATGATAACGCCCGGGAGCAAATGGGTGTGACTGGCAGAGGGAAATGCTATGACAATGGAGATTCCCTGGTTTTAATTTTTAATGAGCAGGACGAGGATGGGAACAGTGTGAAAAATATGACGACCATCACCTCTGATAAAGTGACCATCAAACGTAAGGGCACTGTGAAAATGAACCAGATCTTCAGAGAAAACCGTGCAACCGAAAGCACATATTATCATCCATATGGGACGATGCATATGGAAACGAAAACGAACCAGATTGATTTTTCCAGAAGCGGGAATGGAGATGAGGGCAGGCTCTCCATCTCGTATTCGTTAAGCCTTAATCAGCAGGAACCCCAAAGACATAAACTGACGCTTACATATGAAAGGGAGTAA
- a CDS encoding transglycosylase domain-containing protein: MEQRRRHTRTRKRKQCMIYSVISAFILFILGIGSVFLFSYLQGPPSLTSQQNTVLYSADEEVIGVKHGNQSRYWVPLDEVSPDLKQAFLTTEDDEFYDHFGFDFTRIFAAVGKNIVNMDKVEGASTITQQYARNLFLTHEKSWSRKIKEALYALRLEMFYDKDKILEGYLNTIYFGHGNYGVEAASRFYFDKHANELTVAEAAMLAGIPKGPTYYSPIRHPENAKDRQETILRLMAKKGDITQNELDKALQEKLAFAEEDEREGKQIAPYFQDAVMNEASQLLRISRKELKTGGYKIYTTLNKDMQKSLKQTAEQEIDEASKIQVGALSLDPKTGGIQALLGGRDFEESQYNRALQAKRMAGSTFKPFLYYGALENGATPATPLESEPTKFKLANGKVYAPTNYNNYYANDEITLAQALALSDNIYAVKTHMYYQPETLVENARKFGIQSELPAVPALALGSASVSVLEMARGYGMLANGGKAVHPHTITKITDSSGTVLYKRDKPSAKQVLDPNTSFVLTDLMTGMFDTSLNDYSRVTGAAIKDQLTREYAGKTGSTDKDSWMIGFSPQVVTAVWTGYDNNKDITKVEEYRYARNIWADHMETIHKDLPEREFKPPEGVTAVAMDPHTGKLAHSGCDDRRVTYFLEGTEPKNYCTVHVPNPEETDENKQRKKDGRSIWDWIGF; the protein is encoded by the coding sequence ATGGAACAACGGCGCCGGCACACCAGAACGAGAAAACGTAAGCAATGTATGATCTATAGTGTTATCAGTGCATTTATCCTTTTTATACTGGGAATCGGGAGTGTTTTTCTTTTCAGTTACCTCCAGGGGCCTCCTTCTCTGACCAGCCAGCAAAATACGGTCCTCTATTCTGCAGATGAGGAAGTGATTGGTGTTAAGCATGGGAATCAAAGTCGTTATTGGGTACCTCTGGATGAAGTGTCCCCTGATTTAAAACAGGCGTTTCTGACCACGGAGGATGACGAGTTTTATGACCATTTCGGATTTGATTTCACACGTATTTTCGCAGCTGTTGGCAAAAACATAGTCAATATGGACAAGGTGGAAGGAGCCAGCACCATTACCCAGCAATACGCAAGAAATTTGTTTTTAACCCATGAAAAATCCTGGAGTCGTAAAATAAAGGAAGCCTTGTATGCCCTCAGGCTTGAAATGTTCTATGACAAAGATAAAATTCTCGAAGGCTATTTAAATACGATTTATTTTGGGCATGGAAACTACGGTGTCGAAGCTGCCAGCCGTTTTTATTTTGATAAACATGCAAATGAGCTGACCGTAGCTGAAGCGGCCATGCTTGCAGGTATTCCTAAGGGACCCACTTATTATTCACCCATTCGTCATCCGGAAAATGCCAAAGATAGGCAGGAAACCATTTTGCGTCTGATGGCTAAAAAGGGAGACATCACTCAGAACGAACTGGATAAAGCCCTGCAGGAAAAACTTGCTTTTGCCGAGGAAGATGAACGGGAAGGAAAGCAAATTGCCCCCTATTTTCAGGACGCCGTTATGAATGAAGCCAGCCAACTGCTGCGCATATCCAGAAAAGAGCTTAAAACCGGCGGCTATAAGATTTATACAACGTTAAATAAAGACATGCAGAAAAGTCTTAAGCAGACAGCCGAGCAGGAAATAGATGAAGCTTCCAAAATCCAGGTGGGCGCTTTAAGTCTGGATCCAAAAACTGGCGGTATTCAGGCACTTCTGGGCGGACGTGATTTTGAGGAAAGTCAGTATAACCGGGCATTACAGGCGAAGCGGATGGCCGGCTCCACCTTTAAGCCTTTTTTGTATTATGGTGCCCTGGAAAATGGGGCCACGCCGGCAACACCACTGGAAAGTGAGCCGACAAAATTTAAATTGGCCAATGGAAAAGTCTATGCGCCAACGAATTATAATAATTACTATGCCAATGACGAAATTACGTTAGCACAGGCATTGGCCCTTTCCGACAATATTTATGCGGTCAAAACCCATATGTATTATCAACCGGAAACGTTAGTAGAGAACGCTCGGAAGTTTGGGATTCAAAGTGAGCTGCCCGCAGTTCCTGCCCTCGCGTTAGGTTCTGCCTCTGTATCGGTTCTGGAGATGGCCCGGGGGTATGGAATGCTGGCTAATGGGGGAAAAGCTGTGCATCCGCATACCATTACCAAAATTACGGATTCATCCGGTACGGTTTTGTATAAGCGAGACAAGCCGTCAGCTAAACAGGTCCTTGATCCCAATACATCCTTTGTGCTTACAGATTTAATGACGGGAATGTTTGACACGTCGCTCAATGACTACAGCCGTGTCACCGGTGCAGCCATTAAAGACCAGCTCACCAGGGAGTATGCAGGGAAAACCGGCTCTACAGATAAAGACAGCTGGATGATCGGCTTCAGCCCTCAAGTAGTGACAGCCGTCTGGACGGGTTATGACAATAATAAGGACATTACGAAAGTTGAGGAATACCGTTATGCACGAAACATCTGGGCGGATCACATGGAAACCATTCATAAGGATTTGCCTGAGCGCGAATTTAAACCGCCTGAGGGAGTCACAGCCGTAGCGATGGACCCACACACTGGAAAACTCGCACATTCAGGCTGCGACGACCGGCGTGTCACGTATTTTCTTGAAGGGACAGAGCCAAAAAACTATTGTACGGTCCACGTACCAAACCCGGAAGAGACCGATGAAAATAAACAAAGAAAGAAAGACGGCCGCTCGATTTGGGATTGGATTGGATTTTAA